ATAAGTGACTTCATCAGTAGGACAGTATGGAACAGCAGGGGGACAGCAGCGCCCACTGTACACACCTGGGTGCCGAGCACACCACGTGGGAGGGCAGGGTAGGGGCTGCAGGGAGGCGCTGGGCCAGGAGCACGTGGGGTAGAAAGACATGGAAGTGCAGGGAGCTTCTCGGAGGGACCGCCGGCTCTTGGCCCAGCAGGGGAGGGCGGACACGAGGTGGATGGCGCTTGGAAGGCCTCAGGAGGGGCGTGATGTGGTCCCACTGATGCTTTAGAGACGGGGGTGGCTGCTTTGCAGACGGGTCTGGTGGTGGGCACAGCTGAGAGCAGGGCCCAGTTCAGGATTCTTCTGCAGAGGCCAGGAGGGGGTCAGGGTAGTGTGGACGGGGCGAGGGGTtgtgatggggggagggggccacCCTGGGGGACAGCAGGTGGATGGAAGTGTCAGCGCAGCTGCAGAGGCGGGCAGCCCCGACCCCTCTGAGAATGTGACAGTGGGGAAGGGTGGAGGCTTTGCAGATCAACCTGAAGTCACGGCCTTTCTGCCTCAGGTCCTCCCCATCATCAGGGGTCATGGGTGCTTAAAAACAGTTCTCTTTCCCCACCAGTATCCTCCCACCTCTGGTTTACGAAGAGATGGCAGTGTTATTCTCAGGAACCAAATCGGTTTTTTTCTGGGAGCTTCATCAGGCTGTTCTTGATAAGCCCTGACCAGGCGGGGAATGTTCTTAAGcaactttctgtttcttcccagAAATTGCCACACAAAATAAGAGGCCTGAAGGGAGACCTTGCCTTAGGGCAGGGCTGTGCCAACAGCGCCTGATGGGTTTGCATTTACTTGTTTCCCACACGGTGGACGTTCTGACCCCTGCTGATGCCTGGATGACGAACCTTCCCACTAGAAAACGCCTTCGGAAATGTTCGTTCTCTTATCAAAAGCATTTTGCTGTTTCCATCACTGTGGTAAATCCTTCCTAGACTTGTCACCAATTAGCAGGTTTAGTAAATTCGTTTCTAATTtttgtgtcattttcttttctaactcTTTCCCTATTTGTCAGTGCCCGGGTtctttgtgcttctttttttttttttttaattttttttttattagtttctgctttataacaaagtgaatcagtcatacatatacatccgttcccacttTGTGCTTCTTTGAAAGAGTTACTGTGTCctttatgctttaaaaatgttttaattgagACACAGTAATTCACATAGCATGAAActcactgttgtttttttttttttttttggcggtacgcgggcctctcactgttgtggcctctcccgttgcggagcacaggctccggacgcacaggctcagcagccatggctcacgggcccggccgctccgcggcacgtgggatcttcccagaccagggcacgaacccgcgtcccctgcaccggcaggcggactctcaaccactgcgccaccagggaagcccaaaactcaCTGTTTTGAAGCGGGTAGTTGGTGGTTAGTACATTCAGCAATGACGTGTGGCCATCACTGTCAGATTCCAGCacatccccacccccaaaagaaactgtCCAACCCTCTTTCCCCAACCTGGCAGCCACTAATCCActttgtctctgtggatttgcctgttctggatgcTTCCTATAaacggaatcatacaatatttggtcctggcttctttcacttagtgtatcattttcaaggttcatccatgttgtagcaagtgtctgtactttgttctttttttttttaattttatttatttggccttgtcgggtcttagttgcagcacacgggatattcattgctgcatgtgggatctttagttgtggcgcacgggctctagagcacacaggcttaattgccccacggcatgtgggaccttagttccctgaccagagattgaacccatgtaccctgcattggaaggtggattcttaaccactagaccaccagggaagtccctgttcttctttatatcaatgaataatattccattatagatATGCCGCGTTTCTTCAACTGCtgtacatttgggttgtttccatgttttggctactaTCAATAATGTTCATGAACattgtacaggtttttgtgcaaACGTAATTTTTCACTTCTTGGGGATAATGAACAGGAGCACAATTGTGGGGTCATATGGTAtcacatgtttagttttttaagaaactgccaaactcttttccacagtggctggacaattttacattcccttgGCTGTGtgtttccccacatcctcagTAACGCTTGAGATTATCCATTGTTTTGATTTCAGTTATCCTAgggggtgtgaagtggtatctcattgtggttctgatttgcatttccctgacagcTAATgatattgagaatcttttcacgtgcttattggctatttgtctatctttctggagaaatgtctattcaaatcctttgtccatttttaattaggttgtctATTTGTTGAATTGCGAATTTTCATACGTTCTGTATACTAGTCCTtggtcagatatatgattttctcCCAGTCAGCGGATTGTCTTACTTGCTTCTGTCCTTTGAAgcagaaaagtttttaattttttatgaaagGCTCGTGAAGGCTGAtataactttgtgtgtgtgtgggcttgTGCTTTTAGTGACCTAAGAGATCACtgtctaatccaaggtcatggTTATTCATGTCTGTTTTTTCCTAAGGGTTTCACAGTTTCAGCTTGTGCAGTAAGgtttgtgtggtgtgtggtgtgtggtgtgaggtaggggtccacgtcattctcttgcatgtgggtacccagttgtcccagcaccacttgtggAATGCTGCTTGTCTTTTAATGTTGTTtgacttgttttctcttttcatggGAACCCTTTCTGGGAATGATGAAAAGGAAAGGAGGCCCTTGCCTTAACAACAGAGACACATGGCCACGTCCTCTTACAGTCCAGGCGCCCCCTTGGTGCTCAGCGTTCTCACAGGAACGGAGACGAGCCAGTTGCAGCTTTCCTGCCGAGGCACCAGAGACGGCGGCCCTGGACCTCCTCCGTCAAGCAGCAGAGCTGTCTGTAAAGAGCCCCTCAGTGCCCTGTCTTCTCCTGTACAGGAGACCTGGCCGGCCGTGCAGAACTGCTGGGGAAAACCTCTCTGAAGATCTGGAACGTGACCCGGACAGACTCAGCCCTTTACCGCTGTGAGGTGGTTGCTCGGCACGACCGCAAGGAAATTGATGAGATTGTCATCGAGTTAACTGTGCAAGGTGCGGGTGCACGTGGGGTGGTGGCCCCTGCCCTCGGCTCACGCGCCTGCCTGTGGGGAGAAGACCAGCTTGCTTCCTTCGTTTCTACGGTCATGTCCCCGAGGATGCGGCGCtgggcggggccgggcggggaaggggaagctCAGGCTGCCTGCCTTGGGTTGGAGGTGAGGAGATAAGGGGAACTTCTGCCTCGGCTGTCCACCTGCTAGAGGGGGTGGAGGCACTGGGAACGCTGGGGGGGTCACCTACGGGGGCAACCACAGGCAGCGTGAGCCGCAGGGGAGCAGGCCTGCCCGCGACGCAGTGTCTGGAGCACAGCTGGCCGTCTTGTTTTTGGAGCAGGTTCATTGTGGGCTGTGGCAAGAACAGGGCCCTGTTGCTGACCGTGACCCTTGCTGTGCTTCTCCTGCAGTGAAGCCGGTGCCCCCCGTGTGCAGGGTGCCGAGGGCTGTGCCTGTGGGCAAGGCGGCCACGCTGACCTGCCAGGAGGGTGAGGGCTACCCCCGGCCGCATTACAGCTGGTACCGCAACGACGTGCCGCTGCCCACAGATTCCAGGGCCAACCCCCGGTTCCGAaactcctccttcctcttcaacCCTGACACGGGCACTCTGGTAAGGTCTCTCCGAAGAGGGGTGGGTGCGCACGTCTGTGTCGTGGGAAGAGTGGTTATTAAGACAGTAAACTTTACGAGACGGCAGCTTTGAACCCCGCATGCCGTGGACCCTGCCCTCCCTTTAGACAGAAAAGTTGTAAGGGGCCAAGGAAAGGGGCCGAGCCGCAGGGGGACAGTGGCTGAGGAGGGCGTAGGTGGCCTGGCCGGTGCTGTCCTCGGGGCAGAGTCGGGAGGCAGCTGGGACTTGCTCCCTGGCCGCACGTCTGACGTTGAGGAACTGCTGGCTGCGTTCAGCACGGTTGTGGTGTCGTGGGTACGACTTCAAAAAGTCCTTCTAGAGACGCACAGATGTTTGTGGACGACCCTGACATGGGGAGTGAGGAGGCAGCGGGTTGGAGTCGTGTGCACGTGAAGCCTGGCTCCCGCCGGCTCTGGTGCCCCTGGCATGGAGGGGGCTCACTGTGCACCGAGCCCTGTTGTCGGGTCCCCGTTCACTCCCAGTCCCCAAACAGGTGTTCAGTGCCATCCACAAGGAGGACTCGGGCCAGTACTACTGCATCGCGTCCAACGATGCGGGCTCGGCCCGCTGCGAAGAGCAGGACATGGAAGTGTGTGAGTGTCTCTGCTGAGCCTTGCCCTGCAGGCCGGTGGGTGGATGGCACGGTCACGCTTGCTGGTGCCCCTCAGCCATGACCCCCCTGCGCGGGCACACGGGCTCCACCCGGGTCCAGTGGGAGGAGGCGAGGACGCACCAAGGAGCAGCTGAAGGACGGACATGCAGGTCCTCTCCTCATCATGTAACTCTTAACGACATT
This region of Mesoplodon densirostris isolate mMesDen1 chromosome 7, mMesDen1 primary haplotype, whole genome shotgun sequence genomic DNA includes:
- the JAM3 gene encoding junctional adhesion molecule C encodes the protein MALRRRPALALLLLLRGCLIGAVNLKSSNRNPVVQEFESVELSCIITDSQTNDPRIEWKKIQDEQTTYVFFDNKIQGDLAGRAELLGKTSLKIWNVTRTDSALYRCEVVARHDRKEIDEIVIELTVQVKPVPPVCRVPRAVPVGKAATLTCQEGEGYPRPHYSWYRNDVPLPTDSRANPRFRNSSFLFNPDTGTLVFSAIHKEDSGQYYCIASNDAGSARCEEQDMEVYDLNIGGIIGGVLVVLTVLALITVGICCAYRRGYFINNKQNGESYKNPGKPDGVNYIRTDEEGDFRHKSSFVI